The proteins below are encoded in one region of Desulfomicrobium apsheronum:
- a CDS encoding glycosyltransferase: MSSATTHVMQVIFALEFGGAESLALNVSSLLREDKRFSVSLCGMFGSMGPLSDVASQRGVSAFSLDARRLGKVRTVAELYRLFRLEGVAVAQVHGAYLLQYVMPAALLAGVAVVYTEHAKHSLSKHARLRRMANLHGRLFGKMVCVSENLRAFMIDVVGLRPDRIEVIPNGIDLSRFAHSAYERIRHNDGVVIGTVARLTEAKDHGNLLRAFATVHEEVPDVRLKLVGDGELRQEVESLVSTLGLEDAVEMTGKRSNIPQLLAGMDIFVLPSRREGFPVSVIEAMACGRPVVATDVGGVREIIDDGVDGIVVPPEDSAALAAAMLALVRDPEGRSRLGKCAGRKACENFSDQAMVDNYIRLFASVGGARA, from the coding sequence ATGAGTTCAGCCACAACGCATGTCATGCAGGTCATTTTCGCCCTCGAATTCGGAGGCGCTGAAAGCCTGGCCCTCAACGTCTCCTCGCTGCTGCGCGAGGATAAGCGTTTTTCCGTGAGTCTGTGCGGCATGTTCGGTTCCATGGGGCCGCTGTCCGATGTCGCTTCGCAGCGGGGCGTCAGCGCTTTTTCGTTGGATGCGCGCCGGTTGGGCAAAGTGCGGACGGTGGCGGAGCTTTACCGTCTTTTCCGCCTGGAAGGGGTTGCCGTGGCGCAGGTGCATGGTGCCTATCTCCTTCAGTACGTCATGCCCGCCGCATTGCTGGCCGGTGTTGCGGTAGTCTACACCGAACACGCCAAGCACTCCCTGAGCAAGCACGCGAGGCTGCGACGCATGGCCAATCTACATGGCCGTCTGTTCGGAAAGATGGTCTGCGTGTCGGAAAACTTGCGTGCCTTCATGATCGATGTCGTCGGCCTCAGGCCTGACCGGATCGAGGTGATACCCAACGGGATCGACCTGTCCCGGTTCGCGCATTCCGCTTATGAGCGCATCCGGCACAACGACGGCGTGGTCATCGGAACCGTGGCCAGGCTGACCGAAGCCAAAGATCACGGGAACCTGCTGCGCGCCTTCGCCACGGTTCACGAGGAAGTGCCGGACGTCCGCCTGAAGCTCGTGGGCGACGGTGAATTGAGGCAGGAGGTCGAGTCTCTGGTGTCCACTCTCGGGCTGGAGGATGCCGTCGAGATGACGGGCAAGCGCAGCAACATCCCGCAGTTGCTCGCAGGTATGGACATCTTTGTCTTGCCTTCGCGCCGGGAGGGTTTTCCTGTTTCCGTCATCGAGGCCATGGCTTGTGGCAGACCGGTGGTGGCCACGGACGTCGGCGGCGTCAGGGAGATTATTGACGACGGCGTGGACGGGATCGTCGTTCCGCCCGAAGACTCTGCCGCCTTGGCCGCCGCGATGCTTGCCCTTGTACGGGACCCGGAAGGTCGTTCTCGACTGGGGAAGTGTGCCGGGCGCAAAGCCTGCGAAAATTTCAGCGATCAGGCAATGGTCGACAACTACATTCGTCTTTTTGCATCAGTCGGAGGTGCGCGTGCGTAG
- a CDS encoding acyltransferase: MALSWHELSVKIRRRETPFYERLYTVAKVVRGISFPMDKTLHGFLYREWVLRTTLWHEFWRVVYYEPMFKSQCVSVGANFKMHYAGNGSSKILGDLQIHIGSNVTMFDNVAFVGLKVLDKPELHIGDNTYIGPLVKFRVGRKVTIGKYCMIVSPFIADNPGHQIDDMMARMQSAGGCPTSETIRPVIVGDFCWLTLETAIYPGTVVGDGVVAKLGTHLNKTVPPFCLVSGNPWKVERKLPIPEELKEIVGPERYESYFKAHREVDAGKYPMHGKSDRC, from the coding sequence ATGGCATTGAGTTGGCACGAATTATCCGTAAAAATTCGGCGGCGTGAAACGCCATTTTACGAGCGGTTGTATACCGTTGCCAAAGTGGTTCGCGGGATATCCTTTCCCATGGACAAGACCCTGCATGGTTTTCTCTATCGAGAGTGGGTGCTGCGGACTACCTTGTGGCACGAGTTCTGGCGAGTCGTTTATTACGAACCAATGTTCAAGTCACAGTGCGTCTCTGTTGGGGCGAATTTTAAAATGCACTATGCCGGCAACGGAAGTTCGAAAATTTTGGGAGACCTGCAGATACATATCGGATCTAACGTGACGATGTTCGACAATGTCGCTTTCGTAGGTCTCAAGGTGCTGGACAAGCCAGAACTGCACATAGGGGACAATACTTATATTGGACCGCTAGTCAAATTTCGTGTGGGAAGGAAAGTTACGATAGGAAAGTATTGCATGATCGTTTCCCCCTTCATAGCAGACAATCCCGGACATCAGATCGATGACATGATGGCAAGGATGCAAAGCGCAGGAGGCTGTCCCACATCTGAAACCATCCGTCCGGTGATCGTCGGAGATTTTTGTTGGCTCACTTTGGAAACTGCGATTTATCCTGGTACAGTTGTCGGAGATGGGGTGGTGGCTAAGCTGGGAACGCATCTGAACAAGACGGTCCCGCCTTTCTGTCTGGTTAGCGGGAACCCGTGGAAAGTGGAAAGGAAGCTCCCCATCCCAGAAGAACTCAAGGAAATTGTCGGGCCGGAGCGATACGAGTCCTATTTCAAGGCACATCGGGAAGTGGACGCTGGGAAGTATCCGATGCATGGGAAAAGTGACAGATGTTAA
- a CDS encoding glycosyltransferase family 4 protein gives MKPRVFIAMASTILGGPGKGLVQFFRNDGLEFCHPLCITYVVGHNGKTEFTHAIENAGVRVVPLRQKLTFDPCLISQSLQIVRNERCNLLQSHGYKSHVLCAALHWRTGLPWIAFVHGWTSENMKMRMYHCLEKTLVPFATRIVAVSDSISRRLAFVSADKIRVIPNAVDPAEINIENSGRNVRAALDIPPQALVAGVVGRFSPEKGQTYFLQALALARARFPQLVGILVGDGQDRQALEAEGAALGLAGAIHFTGHVKDVAEYYRAMDLVVMPSLSEGMPNVALEAMLFGKALVATRVGGIPEVVMDGVTGLIVEPKNSDQLASAMCSLLQSRALLDSHGQAGKQRVMDEFSPALRTRRILDLYQEVLNVRTATGVQA, from the coding sequence ATGAAACCCAGGGTTTTTATCGCGATGGCTTCAACTATACTGGGGGGACCGGGTAAGGGCCTTGTGCAGTTTTTTAGGAACGACGGGTTGGAGTTTTGTCATCCCTTATGCATTACTTATGTGGTTGGCCACAATGGCAAGACTGAGTTTACCCATGCCATCGAAAACGCGGGAGTCAGGGTCGTTCCTCTACGCCAAAAGCTCACTTTTGATCCGTGTTTGATCAGTCAATCCTTGCAGATCGTGCGCAATGAGCGATGCAACTTGCTTCAGTCGCACGGATACAAAAGTCATGTGCTGTGTGCGGCGCTGCATTGGCGTACGGGTCTCCCCTGGATAGCTTTCGTACATGGTTGGACCTCTGAAAACATGAAGATGCGAATGTACCACTGCCTCGAAAAGACACTGGTGCCTTTTGCCACGAGGATAGTGGCAGTTTCTGATTCTATCAGTCGAAGGCTGGCTTTCGTGTCTGCGGATAAGATCCGGGTGATTCCCAACGCTGTCGATCCCGCTGAAATAAATATCGAAAATTCGGGGCGTAACGTGAGGGCCGCCCTCGACATCCCTCCGCAGGCCCTTGTGGCGGGGGTGGTCGGAAGGTTTAGTCCGGAAAAAGGGCAGACGTATTTTTTGCAGGCCCTGGCGTTGGCCCGTGCGCGTTTTCCACAGTTGGTTGGAATCCTGGTTGGTGACGGGCAGGACCGTCAAGCTCTCGAGGCAGAGGGGGCTGCCCTCGGGCTGGCCGGAGCCATTCATTTTACTGGGCACGTCAAGGATGTGGCGGAGTACTACCGTGCCATGGATCTGGTGGTAATGCCATCCTTGAGCGAGGGTATGCCTAACGTGGCCCTTGAGGCCATGCTTTTCGGAAAAGCACTGGTGGCAACGCGCGTGGGAGGGATTCCCGAAGTTGTCATGGACGGGGTCACAGGTCTTATTGTTGAGCCTAAGAATTCCGATCAACTGGCTTCGGCCATGTGCTCACTGCTGCAGAGCCGTGCTCTCCTCGACTCGCATGGCCAAGCCGGGAAACAGCGTGTTATGGATGAATTTAGCCCAGCCCTACGCACCCGGAGGATTCTCGACCTATATCAAGAGGTGTTAAATGTTCGCACTGCAACGGGCGTGCAAGCTTAA
- a CDS encoding acyltransferase — translation MKKYVGYVFLAIAFPFAVPYRVTNSRGVFTTTGQLLSLLPGKVGGYLRSAFYRLTLKKCGRRLYVDYGSYFSQPSAEINDDVFISTYCIIGNAKIGNNVAVSPNSHILSGRRQHASFQKDVPILWQSGGVFEQITVGENSWIGQASVVMADIGRQNIIGAGSVVVKKTGDYEVHAGNPARLIRKLF, via the coding sequence GTGAAGAAATATGTGGGTTATGTTTTTCTTGCGATCGCCTTCCCGTTCGCGGTGCCGTATCGCGTCACCAACAGCAGGGGCGTGTTCACCACGACCGGACAACTTCTCTCACTTTTGCCCGGAAAAGTTGGCGGCTATCTGAGATCGGCTTTTTATCGCCTCACTTTGAAAAAATGCGGGAGACGGTTGTATGTTGATTATGGATCATATTTTAGTCAGCCGAGTGCAGAAATAAATGATGATGTCTTTATTTCGACATACTGCATCATTGGGAATGCAAAAATTGGAAACAATGTCGCCGTCAGCCCCAACTCTCATATTTTGAGCGGGAGACGTCAGCACGCCTCGTTCCAGAAAGACGTGCCTATTTTATGGCAGTCAGGCGGCGTCTTCGAGCAGATCACCGTTGGTGAGAACAGTTGGATCGGGCAGGCTTCGGTGGTTATGGCGGACATCGGGAGACAGAACATTATCGGCGCGGGCAGCGTTGTCGTGAAGAAAACGGGAGACTACGAAGTCCACGCCGGCAACCCGGCCCGTCTGATAAGAAAGCTTTTCTAA
- a CDS encoding glycosyltransferase: MAAVLSGRDFIVFSDDWGRHPFSCQHIMQHFLPQNRILWVNTIGMRLPRLTTYDVKRAVEKIVSWTVPASGSEQSLPEGLRVIAPVMIPFSTVSVARAFNRWSVTRSVQAAMREWGMRDPVLLTTQPLASEFVGSLGESAVVYYCVDDFANWPDMNIPEFVQSLEEKLLDQAELVVAVSDHLVRTRPARKGQTRLLTHGVDLEHFRRARTVAVRAAVDGPMTSPVIGFFGLLDNRMDWGLVSSLVERRPEWTFVFIGNAQVPLVELTRFGNFRHVPAVSYEELPGHAAAFDVAILPYVVDVSTAGISPLKLKEYLALDIPVVTTPLPGVMEFREILYMAAGAEEFDAAIMGALQTGRKQHQSDWIEREAWVMKAEILSRWIDSLLLQKRSVA; this comes from the coding sequence ATGGCTGCAGTCTTGAGTGGCAGGGATTTTATCGTCTTTTCCGACGACTGGGGGCGCCATCCCTTCAGCTGTCAGCACATCATGCAGCATTTTCTGCCTCAAAACAGGATCCTCTGGGTCAACACCATAGGCATGCGGTTGCCGCGCTTGACAACGTACGACGTGAAGAGAGCCGTTGAAAAGATCGTGTCCTGGACTGTGCCGGCATCGGGCAGTGAGCAGAGCTTGCCGGAAGGCTTGCGGGTGATTGCACCCGTGATGATCCCTTTCAGCACAGTTTCTGTGGCGCGGGCCTTCAACCGGTGGAGCGTGACTCGCTCGGTCCAAGCCGCCATGCGGGAATGGGGAATGCGCGATCCGGTGTTGCTCACAACGCAGCCCCTTGCGTCCGAATTTGTCGGAAGCCTCGGCGAGAGCGCCGTGGTCTACTATTGTGTAGACGACTTCGCCAATTGGCCGGACATGAACATTCCGGAGTTTGTGCAGTCCTTGGAAGAAAAACTGCTTGATCAGGCGGAGTTGGTTGTCGCGGTTTCGGATCATTTGGTGCGAACACGTCCGGCGCGTAAAGGTCAAACGCGGCTTTTAACCCATGGTGTTGATCTGGAGCATTTTCGACGGGCAAGGACGGTTGCTGTTAGGGCGGCGGTCGATGGCCCCATGACCTCTCCGGTGATCGGTTTTTTTGGCCTGCTCGATAACCGCATGGATTGGGGTCTTGTTTCGAGCCTCGTCGAGCGGCGACCAGAGTGGACTTTCGTCTTTATCGGTAATGCTCAGGTGCCCCTCGTGGAATTGACTCGGTTTGGAAATTTCCGGCACGTCCCGGCGGTTTCCTATGAAGAGCTTCCGGGTCATGCCGCCGCCTTCGATGTGGCCATTCTCCCCTATGTCGTCGACGTGAGCACGGCGGGAATCAGCCCGCTCAAGCTGAAGGAATACTTGGCTCTGGATATTCCGGTCGTGACCACCCCGCTGCCGGGAGTGATGGAGTTCAGGGAAATTTTGTACATGGCTGCGGGAGCGGAGGAATTTGACGCAGCGATCATGGGTGCTTTGCAGACAGGCAGGAAACAGCATCAGTCAGATTGGATCGAACGCGAGGCGTGGGTGATGAAGGCCGAAATTCTATCCAGATGGATCGATTCTCTCCTGCTTCAGAAAAGGAGCGTTGCATGA
- a CDS encoding phenylacetate--CoA ligase family protein: protein MRSLVQRFAARVRGSRRYAYLKEYEGLQWHSREELEADQFDRLRALLQHAYKTVPYYREMFMHAGAHPDEIKSRADYAKLPCLTKDIIKRNRNALISSRFDVNALHGNSTGGSTGEPLQFFQEMGVYEQMCANLMLGLKMAGWREGERVFSIWGNPRDFSKKRSVFGKIREILSTSVILNAYKYNEDIFNSWIAAIRRSSNAFIYGYPSVISDFAHHIVNNNVRLKNVKGILTSAEQLLDDHRNILEKAFHCKVNDQYGSRECPGIASECAHGGMHLLTHSSYVEFVDDPEAQGETKKVVVTPLNSYAMPFLRYEIGDYAQPLNSVCACGRGFPLMRMGIGRLYDRFVCEGGQVLHGTLLVRQVAGIRGIRNFQFHQRDLVNIDLNVIRTTAFDEDDRVKIEAINTNLAGLSVPRVALRVNYVDSFPQTVGGKHRIFISDVRS, encoded by the coding sequence GTGCGTAGCCTTGTGCAGAGATTTGCAGCGAGGGTTCGGGGCTCCAGACGGTATGCGTATCTGAAGGAGTACGAGGGCCTTCAGTGGCATTCGCGAGAGGAACTCGAGGCCGACCAGTTCGATAGACTGAGGGCGCTGCTGCAGCATGCCTACAAAACGGTCCCGTACTATCGTGAAATGTTCATGCACGCGGGTGCGCACCCCGACGAGATCAAGTCCCGCGCCGATTATGCGAAGCTGCCCTGCCTGACAAAAGACATCATCAAGCGCAACCGGAATGCGCTGATTTCTTCACGTTTCGATGTTAACGCGCTGCATGGCAACTCCACAGGTGGCTCGACCGGCGAACCACTGCAGTTCTTCCAGGAGATGGGCGTCTACGAGCAGATGTGCGCGAATCTGATGCTAGGTTTGAAGATGGCGGGATGGCGCGAAGGCGAGCGTGTGTTTTCCATCTGGGGGAATCCGAGAGACTTCTCCAAAAAGAGGTCTGTGTTTGGAAAAATCAGAGAGATTCTGTCAACTAGCGTCATTCTGAATGCATACAAATATAATGAAGATATTTTTAACTCGTGGATTGCAGCAATACGAAGATCAAGTAATGCGTTCATTTACGGATACCCATCAGTCATTTCAGATTTTGCGCATCATATAGTAAATAATAATGTGCGCTTGAAGAATGTGAAAGGAATTCTTACTTCTGCCGAGCAGTTGCTTGATGACCACAGAAATATTTTGGAAAAAGCGTTTCACTGCAAAGTCAATGATCAGTATGGGAGTAGGGAATGCCCTGGGATAGCCTCGGAGTGTGCGCATGGTGGTATGCATCTTTTGACGCATTCATCGTATGTCGAGTTCGTAGATGATCCTGAAGCTCAAGGAGAGACGAAGAAGGTCGTCGTCACGCCATTAAATAGTTATGCGATGCCATTTTTGCGTTATGAGATTGGAGATTATGCGCAGCCGCTGAATTCTGTCTGTGCATGCGGAAGAGGTTTCCCTCTCATGCGGATGGGCATAGGGCGTCTCTACGACCGGTTCGTCTGCGAGGGCGGGCAGGTATTACACGGGACACTGCTGGTCAGGCAGGTGGCCGGCATACGGGGCATCAGGAATTTTCAGTTCCACCAGCGGGATCTCGTGAATATCGATCTGAACGTCATCCGCACGACCGCGTTCGATGAGGACGACAGGGTAAAAATCGAGGCCATCAACACAAACCTCGCGGGCTTATCTGTTCCCAGGGTCGCGCTCCGGGTGAACTACGTCGATTCGTTCCCGCAGACCGTCGGCGGCAAGCACCGTATCTTTATTTCGGACGTGAGGTCGTGA
- a CDS encoding polysaccharide deacetylase family protein, which yields MQHNIPVVMYHSVGIPKKDWIWDFLTIPYGLFEDHIRCLRSKGFVPIDFREYYAHVRFGAELPERCVFLHFDDGYLDNWVFAYPILRKYGFKGTIFVNPEFVDPAPDPRPNLDDVWEGRMGIEELTPHGFLSWAEMRAMEQEGVMDIQSHAMTHTWYFSGPEIVDYRHPGDPYVWMDWNEKPEEKWAYLSADPALRPSRMGSPVYAHGKSLEIRRFYPDERLSRHLEAHVASSGPAFFDQPDWKSKLHALAGEFRSGNRLHESTESEDEYRRRLHWELGESKRILESCLSKEVNLLCWPGGGYEPGSVDISKQYYLATTLSSGEHKRGVPYMDKGHVRMKRIGCPHVVRKGRVEYTNGRYLCHFLREYQGSRSNRLVRRCLKLFKMVWGVG from the coding sequence ATGCAACACAACATTCCCGTCGTCATGTACCATTCCGTGGGAATACCGAAGAAGGACTGGATCTGGGACTTCTTGACTATACCGTATGGGCTTTTCGAGGACCATATACGCTGTCTTCGGAGCAAGGGTTTCGTCCCGATAGATTTCAGGGAGTATTACGCCCATGTCCGCTTCGGCGCTGAACTCCCGGAGCGTTGCGTCTTCCTGCACTTCGATGACGGCTATCTCGATAATTGGGTTTTTGCCTACCCCATTCTCAGGAAATACGGCTTCAAGGGGACGATCTTCGTTAACCCGGAGTTCGTCGACCCCGCCCCGGACCCGCGTCCGAATCTTGATGATGTCTGGGAGGGCCGGATGGGAATCGAAGAGCTGACACCCCACGGTTTTTTATCGTGGGCCGAGATGCGAGCCATGGAGCAGGAAGGTGTCATGGATATTCAGTCCCACGCCATGACGCACACCTGGTATTTCAGCGGGCCGGAGATCGTCGATTATCGCCATCCCGGGGATCCATATGTCTGGATGGACTGGAATGAAAAGCCGGAAGAGAAGTGGGCGTACCTGAGCGCTGACCCTGCATTGCGTCCGTCGCGAATGGGCAGCCCGGTCTATGCACACGGAAAGTCCCTGGAGATCCGGCGGTTCTATCCAGACGAACGGCTGTCCAGGCATCTGGAAGCGCATGTCGCTTCCAGCGGGCCCGCATTCTTCGATCAGCCCGATTGGAAGTCCAAGCTCCATGCCCTTGCCGGTGAATTCAGGTCTGGCAACCGACTGCACGAATCTACCGAATCCGAAGACGAATACCGTCGGCGATTGCACTGGGAATTGGGCGAATCGAAAAGAATACTGGAATCCTGCCTTTCCAAGGAGGTGAATCTGCTCTGCTGGCCAGGAGGGGGGTACGAGCCTGGCTCGGTGGATATTTCCAAGCAGTACTATCTGGCCACGACACTGTCTTCGGGGGAGCACAAACGGGGAGTTCCGTATATGGATAAAGGCCACGTCAGGATGAAGCGGATCGGATGTCCTCACGTGGTGCGCAAGGGGCGGGTTGAGTATACGAACGGGAGGTACCTCTGCCATTTCCTGCGTGAATACCAAGGGAGTCGATCAAATCGACTGGTGAGGAGGTGCTTGAAACTTTTCAAAATGGTCTGGGGTGTCGGATAG